A window of the Eremothecium cymbalariae DBVPG#7215 chromosome 5, complete sequence genome harbors these coding sequences:
- the TIF34 gene encoding translation initiation factor eIF3 subunit i (similar to Ashbya gossypii ADR264C) encodes MRPIMMMGHERSITQVKYNREGDLIFSCGKDAVASVWYSVNGERLGTLEDGHMGILWSIDVDDFTEYAVTGGGDAGVVIWRVKDGSKVHKWELRSPVLRVEFSPNGDKLLAVCADLMGHVGSICIIDIARDSANKIIGYDEEPTVEICTIEGTAPVQVASWSYDGKYIVAGHRDGNITKYDGRTGQLLQSQKLHKQLITDIQLSLDRTYFITTSRDCYANLVDVETFEVLKSYETDCPLNSGCITPLKDFIIVGGGQDAREVTTTSAREGKFEAKFFHKLFQTEIGRIDDHFGPINCIAVSPQGTSYVSGGEDGFIRLHHFDKNYFDFKFDVERSADAQKKVVVPSEIN; translated from the coding sequence ATGAGACCGATTATGATGATGGGACATGAGCGTTCCATAACGCAAGTTAAGTACAATCGTGAGGGAGACCTAATCTTTAGTTGTGGTAAGGACGCTGTTGCTTCTGTTTGGTATTCTGTGAATGGTGAGAGATTAGGAACACTAGAAGATGGCCATATGGGTATTCTTTGGTCGATTGACGTTGATGATTTTACAGAATATGCCGTAactggtggtggtgatgcCGGTGTTGTGATATGGAGAGTTAAAGATGGCTCCAAAGTTCACAAATGGGAGCTGAGATCTCCAGTTTTAAGAGTAGAGTTCTCTCCAAATGGGGACAAACTTTTGGCTGTTTGTGCAGACCTTATGGGTCATGTAGGTTCGATTTGCATTATTGATATTGCTAGAGACTCTGCCAATAAAATTATCGGTTACGACGAGGAACCTACCGTTGAAATCTGCACTATTGAAGGTACTGCTCCAGTGCAAGTGGCATCCTGGTCCTACGACGGCAAATACATCGTGGCGGGCCACAGAGATGGTAATATTACCAAATACGATGGCCGCACTGgacaacttcttcaatctcAAAAGCTCCACAAACAACTCATTACAGATATTCAACTTTCCCTCGACAGAACTTACTTCATCACCACTTCCAGAGATTGTTACGCTAATCTTGTCGATGTTGAAACCTTTGAAGTTCTTAAAAGCTATGAAACTGACTGTCCTCTTAACAGTGGCTGTATTACGCCACTGAAAGACTTTATTATAGTAGGTGGTGGTCAAGATGCTAGGGAAGTTACTACTACCAGTGCCCGTGAAGGTAAATTTGAGGCGAAATTCTTCCACAAACTTTTCCAGACCGAGATAGGCAGAATCGATGATCATTTTGGTCCCATTAACTGCATTGCAGTTTCCCCACAAGGTACTTCTTACGTATCCGGTGGTGAAGATGGTTTCATAAGACTACATCACTTTGACAAGAATTACTTTGATTTTAAATTCGATGTCGAAAGGAGTGCTGATGCACAGAAGAAAGTCGTTGTTCCTTCTGAAATCAACTGA
- a CDS encoding uncharacterized protein (similar to Ashbya gossypii ADR263W), with product MTRGNQRELARQKNLKKQKENAKSQKKGDPLKRMETDAEILRMKQQAANERKNREQLEKLMKEKAKR from the coding sequence ATGACTAGAGGAAATCAACGCGAACTCGCTAGGCAAAAGAACCTcaagaaacagaaagaGAATGCCAAAAGTCAAAAGAAAGGGGATCCTTTGAAAAGAATGGAGACGGATGCAGAGATTCTACGTATGAAACAGCAAGCTGCAAATGAAAGAAAGAATCGTGAGCAATTAGAAAAGCTTATGAAAGAAAAGGCGAAGCGATAG
- the NUR1 gene encoding Nur1p (similar to Ashbya gossypii ADR273C) gives MSFRVSRWEARPIDPQDVIQEEDEELADETKTEKTSWPNWTLQLLTSSPYDIYLMLNENIEVIDWNKKAKTLAWPLGSAMTFLFFSVRLLQDNLIKPNYHKINRSTDGFDFSRSAKLREYDYFVKYRQPLSWSSGSWRSNTLGTLDKGLKVTIVFLFLLNVTITYKFLFGYFQIYSMFYFKKRPNCNNVTKRSLHDLAYRYAEDVSRDSLWSMIKYVFFQRKKKPVEEISEDYYFEIRKWCPSIFLTALFTSFSPISVTFLIFSDVSFVTSLPLLLHQYLFWYIIFDRYENRIMDEQAIFSGTAAEINDKVMKPKFSIKIQDAMVDATTSGCDFVQFYPSYTTTRSQIFTTHSLKGDLIKEKFNYDSQRFEDTFMGDYSDNIIKPLRNERIYSGFLQHSHKMLNGAAIGALNSSRHPNYTRYGTPSPKHCTISHLPSATSAPTTPQLKYETNINTSVDYSNGGNMSRGNISYNDCAKADFRIEIKRRNSSSPLKKYLNNPSEIHHEENVTQFSVHSPEVGSLRSDDLRKRGRSPDIQSAPLRSSMGNLSRVSSRNSSVSPSKLLRHSSVDNRPPFR, from the coding sequence ATGTCATTTCGAGTTTCTAGGTGGGAAGCACGTCCCATTGATCCCCAAGATGTGATCcaagaggaagatgaggaGTTAGCTGATGAAACCAAGACAGAGAAAACGTCATGGCCTAACTGGACTCTTCAACTGTTAACATCATCACCttatgatatatatttaatgTTGAATGAAAACATTGAAGTTATAGATTGGAATAAAAAAGCTAAGACTCTTGCGTGGCCTTTGGGTAGTGCTATGacatttttattcttttctgTTAGGTTATTACAAGACAATTTGATCAAACCAAATTATCATAAAATAAACAGATCTACGGAtggttttgatttttcGAGATCTGCCAAACTTCGAGAATATGattattttgttaaatatCGCCAACCACTATCCTGGAGTTCTGGTAGTTGGCGGTCCAATACTCTTGGGACTCTGGATAAGGGTTTAAAGGTTACAATagtgtttttatttcttttgaatgtTACAATCACATATAAATTTCTATTTGgttattttcaaatatattccatGTTTTATTTCAAGAAGCGACCCAATTGTAATAATGTGACTAAAAGGTCACTACATGACCTAGCGTATCGCTATGCGGAAGACGTTTCAAGAGATTCACTTTGGTCTATGATAAAATATGTCTTTTTTCAGAGGAAAAAAAAGCCTGTCGAAGAAATAAGCGAGGACTATTACTTTGAAATACGGAAGTGGTGCCCTAGCATATTTCTAACTGCATTATTCACTTCATTTTCTCCCATTTCTGTCAcctttttgatattttccGATGTTTCCTTCGTAACGTCTTTACcgttgctgctgcatcaGTATCTTTTTtggtatattatatttgaCCGTTACGAAAATCGAATAATGGACGAACAAGCTATTTTTAGCGGTACAGCAGCGGAGATCAATGATAAAGTGATGAAACCCAAGTTTTCGATAAAAATCCAAGATGCAATGGTTGATGCTACCACTTCTGGGTgtgattttgttcaattttatcCATCTTATACTACTACCCGCTCTCAGATCTTTACTACCCATTCCTTAAAAGGTGACTTAATTAAGGAAAAGTTCAATTATGACAGCCAACGTTTTGAGGACACTTTTATGGGGGATTATTCagataatataattaaacCGTTAAGAAATGAAAGAATTTATAGTGGATTTCTACAACATTCCCATAAGATGCTTAACGGCGCTGCAATTGGTGCTTTGAATTCGAGTAGGCATCCTAACTATACCCGTTATGGAACTCCGTCACCAAAACATTGCACTATTTCTCACCTTCCTTCTGCAACATCTGCACCAACAACCCCTCAACTAAAATATGAGACTAATATTAATACTAGTGTTGATTATTCCAATGGAGGCAACATGTCCAGAGGGAATATTTCCTATAATGACTGCGCTAAGGCAGATTTTAGAATCGAAATAAAGAGAAGGAATTCTTCTAGCCCcttaaaaaaatacttAAATAATCCAAGTGAAATTCATCACGAGGAAAACGTTACGCAGTTTAGTGTGCATTCTCCTGAGGTAGGTAGTCTGAGATCAGATGATTTGAGAAAACGCGGAAGGAGTCCTGATATACAGTCGGCTCCCCTTAGATCGTCAATGGGAAATCTAAGTCGCGTATCATCAAGAAACAGTAGTGTAAGTCCGTCCAAATTACTCCGGCATAGTTCTGTGGATAATAGACCACCTTTCAGATAG
- the IMP1 gene encoding endopeptidase catalytic subunit IMP1 (similar to Ashbya gossypii ADR269C): MNPMLSSWLRTASYTVRVVCLIHIINLHFYEFTETRGESMVPTLAATNDYVHALKKYRNGKGVKIGDCIVAVKPTDPDQRVCKRITGMPGDIILVDPSMGSKQNNQVDELDSDAVQQMEEHFNSYLKVPEGHVWVTGDNLSHSLDSRSYNSLPMGLIKGKIVAANDFNEPFWGGTRGKFWGFRCIENSYIKENRSRT; this comes from the coding sequence ATGAATCCAATGTTATCGTCATGGCTGAGGACTGCATCTTACACTGTAAGAGTGGTATGTTTGATACATATCATCAACTTACACTTTTATGAGTTCACAGAGACAAGAGGTGAATCAATGGTACCAACGTTAGCTGCCACCAACGACTATGTACATGCGCTTAAAAAATACCGAAATGGCAAAGGTGTAAAGATCGGAGATTGTATTGTTGCTGTAAAGCCTACTGATCCAGACCAACGTGTCTGTAAGCGAATAACGGGTATGCCTGGggatattattttggtGGATCCAAGTATGGGCTCCAAGCAAAATAACCAAGTTGATGAGCTTGATTCAGATGCGGTCCAACAGATGGAAGAACATTTCAACTCATATTTAAAAGTGCCGGAGGGCCATGTTTGGGTTACCGGTGACAATTTATCACACTCTTTAGATTCTAGAAGCTACAATTCTCTGCCTATGGGGCTGATAAAGGGTAAAATTGTGGCTGCGAATGATTTCAATGAGCCATTTTGGGGAGGTACGAGAGGCAAGTTCTGGGGGTTTAGATGCATTGAAAATAGCTACATTAAAGAAAACAGAAGTAGAACGTGA
- a CDS encoding carboxymethylenebutenolidase (similar to Ashbya gossypii ADR265C), with the protein MLITETFEDVDTSYGTKLRVHIITPKIHGYPKAKFPGVIVYSEIYQVTGPVRRFGQQIASNGYVVVLPSVYHNFVGPEPLAYDAEGTDIGNEYKIKKPLESYDEDNKICCDLLYRLPQFNGKGIGATGMCLGGHLAFRSLLDRRVSCATCFFPTDIHSRTLGLNKNDDSLERICKEVSASQELVLIFGTWDTHVPPEGRDLIRAKLREHDVATTFMELHAAQHAFIRDEFSKGRFDSAITTSCLGFMFEQFNRKLQQDLGPHDCEGESIEHFC; encoded by the coding sequence ATGCTAATTACTGAGACATTTGAAGACGTTGACACGAGTTATGGCACCAAATTGCGTGTTCACATCATCACACCTAAGATCCATGGTTATCCAAAGGCTAAGTTTCCTGGTGTTATAGTATACAGTGAAATTTACCAAGTTACAGGACCTGTTCGTAGGTTTGGACAACAGATTGCATCTAACGGTTATGTGGTAGTCCTTCCATCTGTTTATCACAATTTCGTCGGCCCAGAACCATTGGCGTACGATGCTGAGGGTACTGATATCGGTAACGAATACAAGATAAAGAAACCTTTAGAGTCCTACGATGAAGACAACAAAATTTGTTGCGATTTGCTGTACAGACTACCTCAGTTCAATGGGAAGGGAATTGGTGCAACGGGGATGTGTCTTGGAGGCCACTTGGCGTTCAGATCGTTACTAGACAGACGGGTTAGTTGTGCAACATGCTTTTTTCCCACTGACATTCACAGTCGTACATTAGGTTTAAACAAGAACGATGACTCTCTCGAGCGGATATGCAAGGAAGTTTCTGCATCCCAAGAGCTAGTTTTGATCTTTGGCACCTGGGACACTCATGTGCCTCCTGAAGGTCGTGATCTTATTCGCGCCAAACTTAGGGAACACGACGTCGCCACAACATTTATGGAATTGCATGCAGCTCAACATGCGTTCATTAGAGATGAATTCTCAAAGGGTAGATTCGACTCAGCTATCACGACAAGTTGTCTAGGATTTATGTTCGAGCAATTCAACAGGAAACTTCAACAGGATTTGGGGCCACATGACTGTGAAGGGGAGAGTATCGagcatttttgttga
- the SWP1 gene encoding dolichyl-diphosphooligosaccharide-protein glycotransferase (similar to Ashbya gossypii ADR268W): MRSKNLLLSAVFLISTAVAFTAINPQLSFGVAERGAISFPQIDQKFAKLQDPIIVDRYNETLEFKITVNGRLDQATLLLGSVGRSLETYIIPSSKILDDGYSYKFKIAISELPPALIHLGRMDEDVLTASLILANEESQSKNIFVELFDLRLAFSLDDKWEAPVRLEAKHEIKHIFGNPPKAAPVWISVIFSVAIFVISNCVLITWRAMPAGQTTQSATINSYLVYFAIVLMEYVFVKYYLGTDIFRTMRDASLVSFLALFVVSRALRQLSTKEKEHVMKQ, encoded by the coding sequence ATGCGTTCCaaaaatcttcttctcaGTGCCGTATTTCTTATAAGTACCGCCGTTGCATTTACTGCAATCAACCCCCAGTTATCGTTTGGTGTTGCTGAAAGGGGCGCAATATCGTTTCCTCAGATTGACCAGAAATTTGCTAAACTACAAGATCCCATTATAGTTGATAGGTATAATGAAACATTAGAGTTTAAGATTACTGTTAATGGGAGGCTAGATCAAGCTACTTTATTACTTGGTTCTGTAGGCCGTTCCCTTGAAACTTACATTATCCCAAGTTCTAAGATACTTGATGATGGATATTCATACAAGTTCAAGATTGCTATTTCGGAGTTGCCTCCTGCATTGATTCACTTGGGCAGGATGGACGAAGATGTATTGACTGCATCCTTAATTCTTGCTAACGAAGAGTCACAAtctaaaaatattttcGTCGAGTTGTTTGATTTACGTCTAGCTTTCAGCTTGGATGACAAATGGGAGGCTCCAGTACGTCTGGAAGCCAAACATGAAATCAAACACATTTTTGGCAACCCTCCAAAGGCTGCTCCAGTATGGATCTCTGTGATTTTCAGTGTGGCGATATTTGTTATCAGCAACTGTGTTCTAATTACGTGGAGGGCCATGCCAGCTGGCCAAACAACTCAATCAGCTACCATCAACTCGTATTTGGTTTATTTTGCTATTGTTCTAATGGAATACGTTTTCGTCAAATACTATCTAGGCACTGATATCTTTAGAACCATGAGAGACGCCTCCTTAGTTTCTTTTCTTGCGTTATTCGTAGTCTCGAGGGCATTGAGGCAACTATCcacaaaagaaaaggaacaTGTAATGAAACAATAA
- a CDS encoding FG-nucleoporin ASM4 (similar to Ashbya gossypii ADR272W): MSSVFSTQNSNVASNRFTNLSVNFPQQQQNVSQQQSATLQPQSSQQSTLASQGQFVQTADKPPSWFNNPRKRTIPQTIIKRTSKPTSSENPTPASSSGNNASTSHSGFGSMTFGSKKSNIFNSRTNTQGTDVLTSGNLIDSNEAPPMKSLYDLQREDEFGSVMPMNHMESGKPSISLGNSKDTTSMRNVFDRDLRPKNDKKDDQSTASSPSNHNESAVLVFGYPESISNQVIIHFSKFGSILEDFEVLRGVSGMSVSTMRVPTGLAADNRKKYPIFTGDGWIKLTYDSPSSALRALQENGTVYGGCLIGCVPYTKQAVEQLASCRIEKADDIGGVNFSVAQTPNNSLSNPNSNNEPQQMPQPHEEEHARFTFSTRKMDIKDGKSLFVHNGNVHNHNFLKNLEDKIKQHEAQTQTNSGILHKINNWLFGWNDL, from the coding sequence ATGTCTTCAGTATTTAGCACGCAAAATTCAAACGTTGCAAGCAACAGGTTTACTAATCTCTCAGTAAATTTcccacagcaacaacaaaacgTTTCTCAACAGCAATCAGCGACTCTACAACCTCAGAGCAGTCAGCAAAGTACTTTAGCTTCTCAAGGACAATTTGTTCAAACAGCGGATAAGCCACCAAGTTGGTTTAATAACCCTAGGAAAAGAACAATTCCTCAAACTATTATTAAAAGGACTTCTAAGCCAACTTCATCTGAGAATCCGACGCCAGCTTCAAGTTCAGGAAATAATGCTTCGACTTCTCATTCAGGATTTGGGTCTATGACTTTTGGGTCTAAAAAGTCGAATATTTTTAACTCAAGAACGAATACGCAGGGAACAGATGTGCTGACCTCGGGTAATTTAATTGACTCAAACGAGGCGCCACCCATGAAATCGCTATACGATTTACAACGAGAAGACGAGTTTGGATCTGTTATGCCTATGAATCATATGGAATCTGGGAAGCCATCTATATCTTTGGGCAATTCCAAAGATACAACTTCTATGCGCAATGTTTTTGATAGAGATCTGCGGCCAAAAAACGATAAAAAGGACGACCAATCTACTGCATCATCGCCATCCAATCACAATGAAAGTGCAGTTCTGGTGTTTGGCTATCCGGAATCGATATCTAATCAAGTGATAATACATTTTTCTAAGTTTGGTAGCATATTGGAAGACTTTGAAGTATTGAGGGGTGTCTCGGGCATGAGTGTCTCTACAATGAGAGTACCTACAGGCCTGGCTGCAGATAACAGAAAGAAGTATCCTATATTTACGGGTGATGGTTGGATAAAGCTGACCTACGATTCACCTTCTTCTGCCCTTCGCGCGCTTCAAGAAAACGGAACAGTTTATGGCGGCTGCTTAATCGGTTGTGTTCCATATACCAAGCAAGCAGTGGAACAGCTAGCGTCTTGCAGGATTGAAAAAGCAGATGATATCGGCGGAGTGAATTTCAGTGTTGCCCAGACGCCAAACAATTCTCTATCTAACCCAAATTCGAATAATGAGCCACAGCAAATGCCGCAACCGcacgaagaagaacatgCGAGATTTACGTTttcaacaagaaaaatggACATAAAAGATGGCAAATCTCTGTTTGTACATAATGGAAACGTTCATAATCAtaactttttgaaaaatcttgaagacaaaataaaacagcACGAAGCACAAACTCAAACCAATAGTGGAATTCTAcataaaattaataattgGCTGTTTGGTTGGAATGACTTGTGA
- a CDS encoding uncharacterized protein (no homolog in Ashbya gossypii), whose protein sequence is MPVSQSSSRVESLQSKTLVIDADSAKAPVITMLLESASKEDLEDLELLDKDIIDMNTDVIDSGSQVQIRILDLPADIVYNPLQSDPTDRWTIGDSLGLTSPEQERHPLYFDQIDETPGSIEKAYAKLYYRSSEIVYSIIDLAKWVYSKCYQYYWYTLINLSVRYPKFGTWL, encoded by the coding sequence ATGCCGGTCAGCCAAAGTTCAAGCAGGGTGGAGAGTTTGCAATCCAAGACTCTTGTCATAGATGCTGACTCTGCGAAAGCGCCTGTTATTACAATGCTGCTTGAATCGGCCTCCAAGGAAGATCTCGAAGATCTAGAGTTGCTGGATAAAGATATAATAGACATGAATACGGATGTGATAGATTCAGGATCTCAGGTACAAATACGAATTTTGGATCTACCGGCCGATATAGTATACAACCCATTACAGTCAGATCCTACGGATCGTTGGACTATTGGGGACAGTCTCGGGTTGACGTCTCCTGAACAAGAAAGGCACCCACTATATTTTGATCAAATTGATGAAACACCAGGATCGATTGAGAAAGCATATGCCAAGTTGTATTACAGGAGTTCAGAAATAGTTTATTCGATAATAGATCTGGCCAAGTGGGTGTATTCTAAGTGCTATCAATATTACTGGTATACGCTAATCAACCTTAGTGTTCGGTATCCGAAATTTGGGACGTGGCTATAG
- the SRL4 gene encoding Srl4p (similar to Ashbya gossypii ADR270C) — MEGYINRLVRKVYKYASILNDVIGPGKVLESYTDTVLILGGSSNMFGIELCRTLILNEGIQVVNLDTVDRQELMFGSCQSSCCSFGRNPNLLSVLEENNHKHQLQEKRTKYHFVKCSTITNKKDVLDGLNRVLDGRFGISVFINNVNEGLFEFMQGSTDPMLSHGPVDIMNKSLLQGSQKIFQDVLNSNLINVMLSVKFFLNEIVPQTMNILQEQNKPPGFYIVNITNTLSLHAPAFAGYYAASKAGLNQFHESLTSELGYYNKRRIKTLLIFLPFLSTHTMSNIPWVEYAAMLVRDLKLGRSGELTLSVVPGKFQCRHILSMSYPIKFWRAYEPWWWEKQLIAIAHGYPHTVNNVWPFRRTSELLAS; from the coding sequence ATGGAAGGCTATATTAATAGGTTGGTGAGAAAGGTGTACAAATATGCGAGTATATTGAACGATGTTATTGGACCAGGCAAGGTTTTAGAAAGTTACACAGACACTGTGTTGATTTTAGGGGGATCTTCCAATATGTTTGGGATAGAGCTTTGTAGGACACTAATCCTTAATGAAGGGATACAAGTAGTAAACTTGGATACAGTAGACCGGCAAGAACTTATGTTTGGTTCTTGTCAATCGAGCTGTTGTTCCTTTGGTAGGAATCCAAATTTATTATCTGTATTAGAGGAAAATAACCATAAGCATCAACTACAAGAAAAGCGAACGAAATATCATTTTGTTAAATGCAGTACGataacaaataaaaaagatgtATTAGACGGACTCAATAGAGTATTGGACGGAAGATTTGGGATCTCTGTGTTTATCAATAATGTAAACGAAGGATTATTTGAGTTTATGCAAGGATCTACAGATCCCATGTTGTCCCATGGTCCTGTTGATATCATGAACAAATCCCTTCTACAAGGCAGCCAGAAAATATTCCAAGACGTGTTAAACTCTAACTTAATTAATGTGATGTTATCTGtcaaattctttttgaacGAAATAGTCCCGCAGACCATGAATATTCTTCAGGAACAAAATAAGCCACCTGGGTTTTACATTGTTAACATTACCAATACGCTATCGTTACATGCTCCAGCTTTTGCAGGTTATTATGCAGCTAGCAAAGCTGGCTTAAACCAGTTTCATGAAAGTTTGACGTCAGAATTGGGATATTACAACAAAAGACGAATTAAGACCTTATTGATTTTCCTCCCATTTCTAAGCACGCATACAATGAGTAATATTCCTTGGGTTGAATATGCAGCTATGTTGGTGAGAGACTTGAAGTTGGGACGGTCTGGCGAACTGACTTTATCCGTTGTACCTGGTAAATTTCAATGCAGACATATCTTGTCCATGTCTTACCCAATAAAGTTTTGGAGGGCATATGAACCATGGTGGTGGGAGAAACAATTGATAGCCATTGCACATGGCTATCCTCACACCGTCAACAACGTGTGGCCCTTCAGAAGGACATCCGAATTACTAGCATCGTGA
- the LUC7 gene encoding Luc7p (similar to Ashbya gossypii ADR271W) encodes MVTKDSRKMSTATDEQRNLIEQLMGKESNRLFKRDLGLYDPKVCKCYLVGECPYELFQGTKQNFGKCPQIHLAKYKLEFQRNVKKGLTYPDFEREYYAVLNKFIKDCNGQIQTALKKLEHTPEERARIKLVTKELDVVDSKIALMIQEIDVLTRSDEVVKAMVQSLKLQTLRKNRQELARKVRDITENVGQSAQQKLQVCKVCGAYLSRLDTDRRLADHFLGKIHLGYVKMRQAMEELKRNFQRRGDDIVQLNSNTPLLKNVRGENSLSATSANIHYSGRSISHSYPRSGANSDRYKSRGYRPY; translated from the coding sequence ATGGTAACTAAAGACAGCAGAAAGATGTCCACCGCAACAGATGAACAGAGAAATTTGATCGAACAGTTGATGGGCAAAGAATCCAACCGCCTTTTTAAACGCGACTTAGGACTGTATGATCCCAAAGTATGCAAATGTTATCTCGTAGGCGAATGTCCTTACGAACTTTTCCAAggaacaaaacaaaactttggaaaatgCCCTCAAATACATTTAGCAAAGTACAAGTTGGAATTCCAACGAAATGTCAAGAAAGGCCTTACATACCCTGATTTTGAACGAGAATACTACGCTGTACTTAACAAGTTTATTAAAGACTGTAATGGTCAGATTCAAACAGCCCTCAAAAAGCTAGAACATACGCCAGAAGAACGGGCCAGAATTAAGCTAGTAACTAAAGAATTAGATGTCGTGGATTCAAAAATAGCTTTAATgattcaagaaattgatgTATTGACCAGATCCGATGAAGTTGTCAAAGCTATGGTCCAATCACTAAAACTCCAAACGCTCAGAAAAAATCGCCAAGAATTAGCACGAAAGGTCCGTGATATCACAGAAAACGTTGGTCAAAGTGCTCAGCAAAAGCTTCAAGTCTGTAAGGTATGTGGTGCATATCTTTCTCGCTTGGACACTGATAGGAGATTAGCAGACCATTTTCTAGGTAAAATACACCTTGGGTATGTGAAAATGAGGCAAGCAATGGAGGAGCTAAAACGGAATTTTCAACGGAGAGGAGATGACATAGTTCAACTTAATTCCAATACACCATTGCTCAAAAATGTTCGTGGTGAAAATTCGCTATCTGCTACCAGTGCTAATATTCATTATTCTGGTCGCTCTATTTCTCATAGCTACCCGCGCTCAGGTGCAAATAGTGATAGGTATAAGTCACGCGGGTATCGCCCATACTGA
- the LDO16 gene encoding Ldo16p (similar to Ashbya gossypii ADR267W), whose product MSLWSFVVFWFYLGSFFVVGTVAAAFVLPFMTASLFFATGVVICGFFSNLSFKSAQLLYDQFVGTLQATLKNMADQVPPVAGDDQGDAPQRQQGPEIQKLQNQKMLDSIFEEVLNTETVTNATREEVLEGVEGPQHTTNGCLIPDSVPKLKAQRETIHEENEPKDHTLEQNQEQEHAQKNEYKKEEEQSPDLNRTAELEELTGSLNHAPSITPSSLAPETIPIGA is encoded by the coding sequence ATGTCTCTTTGGTCGTTTGTTgtgttttggttttatttgGGTTCGTTTTTTGTAGTTGGTACCGTTGCAGCAGCGTTTGTCTTACCATTTATGACTGCATCTTTGTTCTTCGCTACTGGTGTTGTAATATGTGGCTTTTTCAGTAACTTGAGCTTCAAATCTGCTCAATTGCTTTATGATCAATTCGTGGGCACTTTACAAGCAACCCTTAAGAACATGGCTGATCAAGTTCCACCTGTTGCGGGCGATGACCAAGGTGATGCTCCACAGCGGCAGCAGGGCCCAGAGATTCAGAAACtacaaaaccaaaaaatgtTGGACAgcatatttgaagaagtacTCAACACGGAAACCGTTACCAATGCTACCCGAGAAGAAGTCCTCGAAGGAGTAGAAGGACCCCAGCATACTACTAATGGATGTTTGATTCCAGACTCTGTACCGAAGTTAAAAGCTCAAAGGGAGACAATTCACGAAGAGAACGAACCTAAGGACCATACGCTCGAGCAGAATCAGGAACAGGAACACGCACAAAAGAACGAATATaaaaaggaagaggaaCAATCACCGGATTTGAATCGAACAGCTGAACTTGAAGAGCTTACTGGATCTCTGAACCATGCTCCTTCGATTACTCCCTCATCTCTAGCTCCGGAGACTATTCCTATTGGAGCCTAA